The Streptomyces capitiformicae genome contains the following window.
GCTGATGATCTCGGGCTTCGACCGGTACTTCCAGATCGCGCCCTGCTTCCGTGACGAGGACGCGCGCGCGGACCGCTCGCCGGGCGAGTTCTACCAGCTCGACGTCGAGATGAGCTTCGTGGAGCAGGAGGACGTCTTCCAGCCCATCGAGAAGCTCATGACCGAGCTGTTCGAGGAGTTCGGCAACGGCCGTCACGTCACCTCCCCCTTCCCGCGCATCCCGTTCCGCGAGGCGATGCTCAAGTACGGCTCCGACAAGCCGGACCTGCGCGCCCAGCTGGAGCTGGTGGACATCACCGACATCTTCGAGGGCTCGGAGTTCAAGGCCTTCGCGGGTAAGCACGTACGCGCGCTGCCGGTGCCGGACGTCTCCGCCCAGCCCCGTAAGTTCTTCGACCAGCTCGGCGAGTACGCGATCGAGCAGGGCGCGAAGGGCCTGGCCTGGGTGCGCGTCGCCGAGGACGGTTCGCTGTCCGGTCCGATCGCGAAGTTCCTCACCGAGGAGAACGTCGCCGAGCTGACCAAGAGGCTGTCGCTGGCCGCCGGGCACGCGGTGTTCTTCGGCGCGGGCGAGTTCGAGGAAGTCTCGAAGATCATGGGCGCGGTCCGCGTCGAGGCCGCCAAGCGGGCCGGCCACTTCGAGGAGGGCGTCTTCCGCTTCTGCTGGATCGTCGACTTCCCGATGTACGAGAAGGACGAGGACACCGGCAAGATCGACTTCTCGCACAACCCCTTCTCCATGCCGCAGGGCGGCCTTGAGGCCCTGCAGACCCAGGACCCGCTGGACATCCTCGGCTGGCAGTACGACATCGTCTGCAACGGCGTCGAGCTCTCCTCCGGCGCGATCCGGAACCACGAGCCCGACATCATGCTCAAGGCCTTCGAGATCGCGGGCTACGACCGGGACACCGTCGAGGAGCAGTTCGCGGGCATGCTGCGCGCGTTCCGCTTCGGCGCCCCGCCGCACGGCGGCATCGCACCCGGCGTCGACC
Protein-coding sequences here:
- the aspS gene encoding aspartate--tRNA ligase, with translation MHRYRSHTCGELRASDVGTDVRLSGWLHNRRDLGGILFIDLRDHYGITQLVARPGTPAYEALDKISKESTVRVDGKVVSRGTENVNPELPTGEVEVEVGEVELLGAAAPLPFTINAEDGVNEERRLEYRFLDLRRERMHRNIMLRTAVISAIRHKMTALGFNEMATPILSATSPEGARDFVVPSRLNPGKFYALPQAPQQFKQLLMISGFDRYFQIAPCFRDEDARADRSPGEFYQLDVEMSFVEQEDVFQPIEKLMTELFEEFGNGRHVTSPFPRIPFREAMLKYGSDKPDLRAQLELVDITDIFEGSEFKAFAGKHVRALPVPDVSAQPRKFFDQLGEYAIEQGAKGLAWVRVAEDGSLSGPIAKFLTEENVAELTKRLSLAAGHAVFFGAGEFEEVSKIMGAVRVEAAKRAGHFEEGVFRFCWIVDFPMYEKDEDTGKIDFSHNPFSMPQGGLEALQTQDPLDILGWQYDIVCNGVELSSGAIRNHEPDIMLKAFEIAGYDRDTVEEQFAGMLRAFRFGAPPHGGIAPGVDRIVMLLADEPNIRETIAFPLNGNAQDLMMGAPTELEEARLRELHLSVRKPQPK